The DNA window TGTCCTGAAAAAATACCTTCCCGAAGACGAATCTTCAAGAGAAAATGCCGTATTGCTTCAATGGAACAATATCTATTACAGCAAAAAACCGAATACGATGCAGGACAGCATCATCCGCCTCGGATTGGTCCAGTGGCAGATGAGGCATTTCAAAGACATCCATGCTTTTTATGAACAGGTGGAGTTCTTTGTGAATGTGATGGGGGATTACAAATCTGATTTCGTGCTGTTTCCGGAGCTCTTCAATACACCGCTGCTGGCTCCGTTCAACAACCTTTCAGAACGCGACAGCATGATTGAGCTTGCGAAAATGACGAATGAAATCAAACGGAAGATCTCTGAATTCGCGATCAGCTATAATGTCAATATCATTTCCGGCAGCATGCCCGTATTTGAAAATAATGATTTGTACAATGTGAGCTACCTTCTTCACCGCGACGGAAGAATTGATGAATACCGCAAAGTGCATATCACACCGAACGAAAGAAAATACTATGGGATGAAAGGCGGAAATGAAATCAAAGTATTCGATACGGATTGCGGAAAAATAGGCCTGGTAATCTGCTACGACGTAGAATTTCCGGAGCTGCCGAGGATTTTAGCGGATCAGGGCATGAAGATATTATTTGTGCCGTACCTCACCGATACCCAGAATGCCTACATGAGGGTCCGCCACTGCGCCGCAGCGAGGGCCATTGAAAACGAATGTTACGTAGCCATTGCAGGCTGTGTCGGAAACCTTCCTGGGGTCAATAATATGGACATCCAGTTCGGTCAGGCTGCCGTGTTTACGCCATCCGATTTCGCTTTTCCATCCAATGCCGTTAAAGGAGAAGCGACTCCTAATACAGAAATGACGCTGATTGTAGATGTAGACCTGAACCTTCTGAAAG is part of the Chryseobacterium camelliae genome and encodes:
- a CDS encoding carbon-nitrogen hydrolase family protein — protein: MQIETRTLNVGDYEELVETMRRAYPNMSEYVWSKKSIEKLTKMFPEGQICITVDGKLAAVALSIIVNYDEFGDDHTYADITGNYTFNTHTFSGNVLYGIEVFVDPQYRELRLARRLYDTRKELCEQLNLKSIILGGRIPDYHKYSHELSAREYIRKVRDKEIYDSVLSFQLSNNFLPIRVLKKYLPEDESSRENAVLLQWNNIYYSKKPNTMQDSIIRLGLVQWQMRHFKDIHAFYEQVEFFVNVMGDYKSDFVLFPELFNTPLLAPFNNLSERDSMIELAKMTNEIKRKISEFAISYNVNIISGSMPVFENNDLYNVSYLLHRDGRIDEYRKVHITPNERKYYGMKGGNEIKVFDTDCGKIGLVICYDVEFPELPRILADQGMKILFVPYLTDTQNAYMRVRHCAAARAIENECYVAIAGCVGNLPGVNNMDIQFGQAAVFTPSDFAFPSNAVKGEATPNTEMTLIVDVDLNLLKDLHHHGSVQVMKDRRKDLYETYLRS